The genomic interval GCGAGAAACGGCTTTTATTTCAATAACACCTTCATAAATTTCGGGGACCTCAAGCTGGAAGAGCTTTTCGAGAAATGCGGGATGTGTACGGCTCAATACCACCTGGGGGCCTTTGGCTGTACGCAAAACATCGTGCAAGTAGGCGCGAATGGGATCTCCCTGCCGATAGCGTTCTTTTCTGATTTGCTCTTTAAGCGGAATAACAGCTTCTGTTCTCCCCAGGTTGACGAGAATATCCCCCCGACTAATTTGCTGCACGGTTCCCGAAATAATTTCTCCAATACGCCCCTGATAATCTTCGTAGATTTTCTCGCGCTCGGCTTCTCTGACTCTCTGGACGAGTACCTGCCTTGTCGTTTGAATCGCATTGCGCCCAAAATCGGCAAAGTTGAGGCGAAGTCTCAATTCCCCACCGACCTTTGCATCGGTGTCTGCTTTGCGCGCTTGTGTCACGCCAATTTGGATTCCCGGATCTTCGACCGAATCATCGGCGACGATTTCTTTGACCGCCTCAACGATAATCTCTCCAGAGCTGTTATCGAAGTTGACTTCGACATTATCCCCGGTTCCAAACCGCTTTTTTGCCGCAGAGATTAGCCCCATTTCAAGGGTTTCGATAACCAAATCGCGGTTGACATTTTTTTCCTGGGCAATTTGCCTTAACGCTTCGAGAACTTCGTAATTCAAGTGAG from Gemmatimonadota bacterium carries:
- the nusA gene encoding transcription termination factor NusA is translated as MVEEEPHLNYEVLEALRQIAQEKNVNRDLVIETLEMGLISAAKKRFGTGDNVEVNFDNSSGEIIVEAVKEIVADDSVEDPGIQIGVTQARKADTDAKVGGELRLRLNFADFGRNAIQTTRQVLVQRVREAEREKIYEDYQGRIGEIISGTVQQISRGDILVNLGRTEAVIPLKEQIRKERYRQGDPIRAYLHDVLRTAKGPQVVLSRTHPAFLEKLFQLEVPEIYEGVIEIKAVSREPGVRAKIAVYSNDARIDPVGACVGMKGSRVQAVVRELSSERIDIVPWSDDEAIFLSRALNPATVRRVVIDRREKRMSAIVDDDQLSLAIGKEGQNARLASQLTGWHVDIMTETRYEEIQAERLATTVPLAEVAGTGQVTRDRLEASGIMSANDLVRVSLNTLLNVPGIGETTAEKLRETAQEIVNAKVSAYREEKALLQAEAEEAKSTENTSKNDE